Genomic DNA from Paenibacillus donghaensis:
GTCAATTAACCGAACAGGAAATGCAAGAGATCAGGGACAGCCAGCGGAATCCGTTCCCCCAGACCTCGCCTTTTTACAGTCAGTATAAGCCGCTGGAGCCCTCAACATGGTTGTTCCCGCAGCGAGATTTCCCGCAGAGCTACCTGAATTTCTTAAGCTTTGCGAATGGTGGAGAGTTTCAGAATGGCGAGCGGTATTTCCAGTTTTTTGGCACTGTGGATTTAAGAGAAATGAATCGCGGGTTCATTCAACGAGTTGTGTTCAGAGCGGGGAGAACTATAGCGCAGCTTGGCTGCATCCACAATCCAGCGATACAGGAGGTAGTTAGTTGAGCGGAGCAGAACCTTCAAGCCGTCCATCCACAAGGATATCGCGGCTTACATTGACCTGATGGCTACGAAGAGCAACCCTCCGTCAACGTATGATGCCAGAATCGGGATAGCGTAGAGCTGGTAACACATAAGAGCAGGTGCTCCGCAGCTTTTGGGCCGGGGGCATCTGCTTTTTTGTTCAAATATAAGAATTTATATGTTTCACGCCATAAATTATCTTTCTATTTCTCGCTGAAACGTCGCCGTCCTTTTAAAAGGACGGCGAAGCCGTTTCCACTTGACCTCTAGTGTTGCCTACCGTCATCCGCTAAAAATAGTTAAGTGACATCGCATCCCGGACCTCTTTCATCGTTTCTTGGGCGATTCCCCGTACACGTTCCGTTCCGCTCATCAGGATATCATGGATCAGCTTCGGTTTGGCCGCATACAAGGCACGCTGCTCCCGCATGGGCGAGATCAGCTGCTCCAGCACATTCGTGATCTGTCCTTTGCAGGCAACACAGCCCATGGTGCCGTTCTGGCAGCCCTCACGGATCTCCGCAGCAGCAGCAACACTTGCGAACGCCAAGTGATAGGAGTAGATAGGACAGATATCCGGGTGCCCGGGATCATGGGCGTGGATGCGTGCCGGATCGGTTTTGGCCCGTTTGATGCGCTGCCGGATCTCTTCGGTAGAGGAATCCAGATGGATGGCATTGCCGAGGCTTTTGCTCATCTTCGCTTCGCCGTCCGTGCCAATCAGCCGCGGGGATTCCCCGAGCAGCGCTTGCGGTTCCGTAAAAATCGGCCGGTAGAGCTCATTGAATCTGCGCACAATCCGCCGCGTCAGCTCAAGGTGGGGCAGTTGGTCCTCGCCAACCGGAATGAGGGTCGCCTTGCAGATGGTGATATCCGCCGCCTGGCTGACAGGATAGCCGAGGAAGCCATAATACATCTCGTCCAGGCTGCCGGATTTCGATTCCGCCTTCACGGTGGGATTATGCCGTAGACTGTTCACGGTGACGAACATGGAGAAGAGGATGGTCAACTCCGCAATCTCCGGGATCATCGACTGAATGTATAGTGTGGTGTGTTCCGGGTTGATCCCCGCCGCGAGATAATCCAGCATAATCTCATGGGCATGACTGCGGATCAGGTCCGGCTGTTCGAAATGGGTGGTGAGCGCCTGAATATCGGCGAGAAACACAAAGCTGTCATATTGATCCTGCAGGGTCACCCGGTTCTTCAAACTGCCGATGTAATGGCCAAGGTGTAATTTTCCAGTGACGCGGTCCCCGGTTAATAGTCTTTCTTTCATGATTGAGCCTCCTCAAAGTTTTGTATAGCATAGACATCCCAGAGCAGCTTCGTACAAAACTCGCTTCGGAAGCATACGCTTTGGTTACAACCACTATCGGTCGCCATCGCCAGTCATCCACCATGACCATCACCCCCTAACTGATCACAAAAAAACTCCGTCCCGATAAGGACGAAGTTGTCGTATGTGCCACCTTAAATAATCGTGCCGCCTCTGCAGGGCAGGGCATTCCGATTCGATTAGCCGGTACGGAGCATTCCGCAGAATCTCGATACCGCTCCCCTGATAACGGCGGGATACCCGGCATTCCCCTACTGCACCCGTCCGGGTGGTTCGGAGAAGCAGCTCCAAAGTCCATTCGCTCTGACGATCAACCACCGGTTCGCAGCAACCACCGGCTCTCTGGGAGATCCATACGTCAGCCTACTTACTCTTTGTCTCAGCTGTTCAAATATACTTTGCATGGTACGCTCGCAGGAGGATTTTGTCAATACAATAAATAACGTATGCTGAGAACAGCGGCAACTTCTCTCCGTGCTGATTCATGATTAGAGCGCCGAACAACCTAACCAATTAATTTAGTTGCAAAAGCGCATCTAATTTGCTGGTTTTTTCGTTTTAGAAGCAAATAAGTGCAAATATGCATCTAATTCGAGCGTGTGAGCCAAATAGGCCTGATTTACTCGAAATTAGTTGCAGAATCGCACTTAATCGACTGCTGTCTCACATTCCAGCCGAAATTAGTTGCACTTTCGCATCTATTTACTCGGAACGCTCCATGGCAACATTCTTAGTTCTCGGGCAAGGAGCTCTTTCGCTACTGAATTAACTGCATTCGGATCAGATTAGACGATAGGCGGACGGTAGATTCCCGCTGTCGCGGATGTTACGGATCTGCTGCAGCGTCAACTGCTGATTGGTGGAGATGATAGATTCCACGTCATTGCCGTTGATATAGTCATCCAGATCAAGGATGCTGCGGCCCCTGAACTTTGCTTCGGTAAAACTTGCTTCGAAAGCATTCGCTTAGTTTTGTGAGCGTTACTGTTCCGATTCAGCTTCGTGCAAAACTCGCTTCGAAAGCATATCCTTTTGCTATCTATCCTATGACGGCCTGCTAGTTAGATTGGACACGTTTATGCAGAGAAATTTTTACAGTCAGGTACTTTACAAACTCGAAGTGTCGGTGTACTATTTAACTATTACACTGACACGATGAATAAACATGATCTTTGATGAACAGGGAGGATACAGATGAATTCGAATCAGGCAACCGATGGCAAACGCCAGATTGTGCTGCAAATGAATGGCGTCAGCAAAGTGATTAAAGGGAAGACGATCGTTGACAAGTTATCTTTTGAAATAGGTAAGGGAGAGATCGTAGGGCTGCTCGGTCCCAATGGTGCGGGCAAAACCACAACGATCCGCATGATGACAGGCCTGATCCGTATCAGTGAAGGGGATGTGCTGGTCCAGGGGCATAGCATTCGCAAGGATTTCAAGCAGGCGGTTGCCCATATTGGTGCCATTATCGAGAACCCGGAGTTCTATCCGTATATGACCGGGCTGGATAATCTGAAGCAGTACCAGCGGATGATTGACCAGGTGGAGCCGGGGCGGATTGATGAGGTGGTCCGACTGGTAGGACTGCAGGAAGCCTTGAACAAGAAGGTGAAGGCCTATTCACTTGGCATGCGCCAGCGGCTCGGGATTGCCCAGGCGCTGCTGCAGCGGCCGGGACTGCTGATTCTCGATGAACCGACGAATGGACTTGACCCCGCAGGCATTCGCGAGATGCGCGAATATATGCGGACAATTGCTGAGGTCGAAGGGATCTCGATTCTGATCTCCAGCCATATGCTGAGTGAGATTGAGCAGATCTGCCACCGGGCTGTTGTGATCCAGAACGGCAAGCTGGTGACGGTAACCTCGATAAGTGAAGTGGCGGAAGCAGAGGCGCGGGTTGTGCTGACGATGCGGGTCGATTCGACTGAAGCGGCTGTGAGAATTGTGGAAGCCAGCAAGACGGCCCAGCTTACCGGCAC
This window encodes:
- the trpS gene encoding tryptophan--tRNA ligase, with amino-acid sequence MKERLLTGDRVTGKLHLGHYIGSLKNRVTLQDQYDSFVFLADIQALTTHFEQPDLIRSHAHEIMLDYLAAGINPEHTTLYIQSMIPEIAELTILFSMFVTVNSLRHNPTVKAESKSGSLDEMYYGFLGYPVSQAADITICKATLIPVGEDQLPHLELTRRIVRRFNELYRPIFTEPQALLGESPRLIGTDGEAKMSKSLGNAIHLDSSTEEIRQRIKRAKTDPARIHAHDPGHPDICPIYSYHLAFASVAAAAEIREGCQNGTMGCVACKGQITNVLEQLISPMREQRALYAAKPKLIHDILMSGTERVRGIAQETMKEVRDAMSLNYF
- a CDS encoding SMI1/KNR4 family protein; protein product: MWSSTFEQEFSRLPGATSDEIASFVKTWNGQLTEQEMQEIRDSQRNPFPQTSPFYSQYKPLEPSTWLFPQRDFPQSYLNFLSFANGGEFQNGERYFQFFGTVDLREMNRGFIQRVVFRAGRTIAQLGCIHNPAIQEVVS
- a CDS encoding ABC transporter ATP-binding protein, whose product is MNSNQATDGKRQIVLQMNGVSKVIKGKTIVDKLSFEIGKGEIVGLLGPNGAGKTTTIRMMTGLIRISEGDVLVQGHSIRKDFKQAVAHIGAIIENPEFYPYMTGLDNLKQYQRMIDQVEPGRIDEVVRLVGLQEALNKKVKAYSLGMRQRLGIAQALLQRPGLLILDEPTNGLDPAGIREMREYMRTIAEVEGISILISSHMLSEIEQICHRAVVIQNGKLVTVTSISEVAEAEARVVLTMRVDSTEAAVRIVEASKTAQLTGTDAARSELTVTLQDKEVPALVAAFSEAKVGLYRITEQKQSLEDDFLKWTGGNRIA